Proteins from one Candidatus Eisenbacteria bacterium genomic window:
- a CDS encoding CHAD domain-containing protein produces MTTAHLTAVGPARGRRTDVVALVRRLMGAIDSAAVRVRAGRDPEAIHDLRVACRRLESALTAWAEAFEPGAVRRARRGLKRLRDRLSPAREREALAEQFAELFAEESLTVREVGIVELERLERRVAMARARAAGEV; encoded by the coding sequence ATGACCACCGCGCATCTCACCGCGGTAGGTCCCGCGCGCGGGCGCCGGACGGATGTCGTCGCGCTGGTTCGGCGCCTGATGGGCGCGATCGACTCCGCGGCGGTCCGCGTTCGAGCGGGCCGCGACCCCGAGGCCATCCACGATCTGCGCGTCGCCTGCAGGCGACTCGAGAGCGCGCTCACGGCCTGGGCCGAGGCGTTCGAGCCGGGAGCGGTTCGACGGGCGAGGCGCGGGCTCAAGCGACTGCGCGACCGTCTGTCGCCAGCGCGAGAGCGTGAGGCGCTCGCCGAGCAGTTCGCCGAGCTCTTCGCCGAGGAATCCCTCACCGTCCGCGAGGTCGGGATCGTCGAGCTCGAGCGGCTCGAGCGGCGGGTGGCCATGGCCCGCGCCCGTGCGGCGGGAGAGGT
- a CDS encoding thymidylate kinase yields MNDPLPPQTGPIWPYPGRLFIVEGVDGSGKSTQLTLLAQWLRSEGFLVVYSEWNSSPIVRETTSRGKKRQLLTPLTFSLIHATDFADRVEREIVPSLKAGAIVLADRYVYTAFARDVARRVDPQWVRSLYRFAPAPTLAFYFRTPLEVALKRILSGRPKLKYYEAGMDLGLHPDASESYRIFQSRILVEYEKLVQEYGLHVMDAVLPVEVQQRQLRETILPMLADIKGPRLQHAAR; encoded by the coding sequence ATGAACGATCCGCTTCCACCGCAGACCGGACCCATCTGGCCGTATCCGGGCCGGCTCTTCATCGTCGAGGGCGTGGACGGCTCGGGCAAGAGCACCCAGCTCACGCTGCTCGCGCAATGGCTGCGCAGCGAAGGATTCCTGGTCGTCTACAGCGAGTGGAACTCGTCGCCGATCGTGCGCGAGACGACCAGCCGCGGAAAGAAGCGGCAGCTCCTCACGCCGCTCACCTTCTCGCTCATCCACGCCACCGATTTCGCCGACCGGGTCGAGCGCGAGATCGTGCCCTCGCTCAAGGCCGGCGCGATCGTGCTGGCCGACCGCTACGTGTACACGGCTTTCGCGCGTGATGTGGCGCGTCGCGTGGACCCGCAGTGGGTGAGGAGCCTCTATCGCTTCGCACCGGCGCCCACGTTGGCCTTCTATTTCCGCACGCCGCTCGAAGTCGCCCTCAAGCGCATCCTCAGCGGCCGGCCCAAGCTCAAGTACTACGAAGCGGGCATGGACCTGGGGCTTCATCCGGATGCGAGCGAGTCCTACCGGATCTTCCAGTCCCGCATCCTGGTCGAGTACGAGAAGCTGGTTCAGGAGTACGGGCTGCACGTCATGGACGCGGTGCTTCCCGTGGAGGTCCAGCAGCGGCAGCTACGCGAGACCATTCTGCCCATGCTGGCCGACATCAAGGGACCGAGGCTCCAGCATGCGGCGCGCTGA
- a CDS encoding thymidylate kinase: MRRAETYGGNIPGLQLTDLSGWLIVVEGTDGVGRTTHIDRLRAHLERSGYAVAETGLTRSDLASRGIRRAKMGNTLASTAYNLYYATDFADRLEHQIIPALRSGFVMLTDRYIYSLIVRAIARGADPEWVKQVYSFSLKPDAVFYLRIEVPELVPRVLANGGFDYWESGMDIPMGEDLFESFIRYQQRVITELDGLSREYDFYPIDATGNVDEISDDLCNRVTALLRAGDSGSFGP; this comes from the coding sequence ATGCGGCGCGCTGAGACTTACGGCGGCAATATTCCGGGCCTCCAGCTGACCGACCTTTCCGGCTGGCTGATCGTGGTCGAGGGAACCGACGGCGTCGGGCGCACCACCCACATCGATCGCCTGCGCGCTCACCTCGAGCGCTCCGGCTATGCGGTTGCCGAGACCGGACTGACCCGGTCCGATCTGGCGAGCCGCGGGATCCGCCGCGCCAAGATGGGGAATACCCTGGCTTCCACCGCCTACAATCTCTACTACGCGACCGACTTCGCCGACCGTCTCGAGCACCAGATCATTCCCGCGCTGCGCTCGGGATTCGTGATGCTCACGGATCGCTACATCTATTCGCTGATCGTGCGCGCCATCGCCCGCGGCGCCGATCCCGAGTGGGTCAAGCAGGTCTACTCCTTCTCGCTCAAGCCCGACGCCGTCTTCTACCTGCGCATCGAGGTCCCGGAACTCGTGCCTCGCGTGCTCGCCAACGGCGGCTTCGACTACTGGGAGTCCGGCATGGACATCCCGATGGGGGAGGACCTGTTCGAGTCCTTCATCCGCTACCAGCAGCGGGTGATCACCGAGCTCGACGGCCTGTCCCGTGAATACGACTTCTACCCCATCGATGCGACCGGCAACGTGGACGAGATCTCCGACGACCTCTGCAATCGCGTCACCGCGTTGCTGCGGGCCGGCGACTCTGGCTCGTTCGGTCCATGA